From the genome of Streptomyces ficellus:
CACCACGAGTTCGTCGACGAGGGGGGCGGAGGCGGACATCAGGTCGCGGCGGATCACGGTGACGATCTCGCCGACGGTGGCCTCCTCGTTGAGCGCCGGCAGGACGACGCTGACGGTCGTGCCGCGCTTGGCCGCGAGCAGCCGGTCGAGCGGCCGGTCGGCCACGGACCAGGACCGCTGCTCCAGCCAGCGCTCCACCTCTTCCAGCACGTGATCTCCATCTCGCGTATCGGACGACCGTCTCAGGTGTCCGGGGGTTCGGTTACAGTCTTGAACAACGCGGATGACCGTCGCATGTCGGGTCCCCGCGAAAACAATCGAATACCGCTCATCCAGAGGGGCAGAGGGACACGGCCCGTTGAAGCCCCGGCAACCCTCCAGTCGGCACTCGCAACCACCATGCGCGGGGCCCCGGCTAGGGAAGGTGCCAAATCCGTCTCATGGCGAAGCGCGCCATGAGGAAGATGAGGAGAAAGGGCCTCGCCTCCATGGCTGTACAGACTGTCGCCACCGCCAAGAACGTCGACCTCGGGCCTGCTGCCGCCCTCTCCTGTCGCGAGTGCGGCGAGCGCTTCCCGCTCGGCCCGATCTTCGCCTGTGAGCTGTGTTTCGGGCCGCTGGAGATCGCCTACGACCTGCCGGTGGGTGACCCGGAAGCCCTGCGTAAGCGCATCGAGGCCGGTCCCGCCAACATCTGGCGGTACGCCCCTCTCCTGCCGGTGCCGGCCGACGTGGCGGACAAGCCGAACCTGAACCCGGGCTGGACCCAGCTGGTCCGCGCGGACAACCTGGCGCGCGAGCTGGGCGCGGAGCCGGGCAAGCTGTTCGTCAAGGACGACTCGGGCAATCCGACGCACTCGTTCAAGGACCGGGTCGTCGCCCAGGCGATCGAGGCCGCCCGCGCCTTCGGCTTCACCACGCTGTCCTGCTCCTCGACGGGCAACCTCGCGGGTGCCGTCGGCGCCGCCGCCGCGCGGGCCGGGTTCCGTTCGTGCGTGTTCATCCCGCACGACCTGGAGCAGGGCAAGGTCGTGATGGCCGCGGTCTACGGCGACGACCTGGTCGGTATCGAGGGCAACTACGACGACGTCAACCGCTTCTGCTCCGAGCTCATCGGCGACCCGCTGGGCGAGGGCTGGGGTTTCGTGAACGTCAACCTGCGGCCGTACTACGCGGAGGGTTCGAAGACCCTCGCGTACGAGATCTGCGAGCAGCTGGGGTGGGAGCTGCCCGACCAGCTGGTCATCCCGATCGCGTCCGGCTCGCAGCTGACCAAGATCGACAAGGGGCTGCAGGAGCTCGTCAGGCTGGGTCTGGTCGAGGACAAGCCGTACAAGATCTTCGGCGCGCAGGCGGAGGGCTGCTCCCCGGTGTCGGCGGCCTTCAAGGCGGGTCACGACGTCGTCCGGCCCCAGAAGCCGGACACGATCGCGAAGTCGCTCGCCATCGGCAACCCGGCGGACGGTCCGTACGTGCTGGACATCGCCCGCCGGACGGGTGGCGCGGTGGAGGACGTCGACGACGAGCGGGTCGTCGAGGCGATCAAGCTGCTGGCGCGTACGGAGGGCATCTTCGCCGAGACGGCGGGCGGTGTGACCGTGGGCGTGACGAAGAAGCTGTTCGAGGCGGGGGTGCTGGACCCGTCGCTGACCACGGTCGTGCTCAACACGGGTGACGGCCTGAAGACCCTCGACGCCGTCGCGCCGACCACCGGCCCGACCGCGACGATCCGCCCGAGCCTGGACGCGTTCCGCGACGCGGGCCTGGCCTGACCCGTACCGAGCCCGCACGAAAGGCAGCATCACGACATGAGCGTCAACGTCCGCATCCCCACGATCCTCCGTACGTACACCGGCGGGCAGGCCGAGGTGCCGGCGGAGGGGGCGACCCTCTCCGAGGTCATCGAGTCGCTGGAGAAGAACCACCCGGGCATCGCCGCCCGCGTCCTGGACGACCAGGGCAAGCTGCGCCGCTTCGTGAACGTGTACGTCAACGACGACGACGTGCGCTTCGAGGACGGTCTGGCGACGGCCACCCCGGACGGGGCGGGCGTGTCGATCATCCCGGCCGTCGCCGGCGGTTGCTGACCCACACCGCGTGACCGGTGTTGCCCCCTCCGCGAGAGAAGCGGAGGGGGCAATTCTGCATGGTTGAGCGCGGTAGAGTTGGGGAAGTCCCCGCCGCCGCCTGTGCCGCGCGCATATGAGAGATTGCGCGGCTGCGACAAGATGCAGTCAATGTGCCCCCGCGAATTGCGCCATTTTGAGCGCTTTGCCGGGCCCGACTTGCCCGGGATTCTGGCCTCTTCCGCCGCATTTTCCGTTCACGCGTGCTCGGATTTCTCGTCCGATTGACCTGTTGCAGACGGCAGTTGGGCAGATACATTCAGCGGCGGTCGACGCGTTCCGGCGCACGCTCCCTCCTGTCAAGGGGAGCGAGGTCTGACCCGGGTCCGCGAAGTGCGGTCCTGTGCAAGGGCCAGTAATAGGGGAGTTAGGCATGGCTCAGGGCACCGTCAAGTGGTTCAACGCGGAGAAGGGGTACGGCTTCATCGCGGTCGACGGTGGTGCGGATGTTTTCGTCCACTACAGCGCGATCCAGATGGACGGGTACCGCACCCTTGAAGAAGGTCAGCGGGTCGAGTTCGAGATCTCGCAGGGCCAGAAGGGTCCGCAGGCGGACATGGTCAAGCTCGCCGCCGGCTGAGAGCCGCGTCGCGATCGACCGACCAACGACTGTCGACATCGCTAGAGCCGAGGGGCTCGCGTTCCAGGGGACGCGGGCCCCTCGCGCGTGTCCGGGCACCTCGCCCGCTTCCGCACCCGGGCGGCGCTCCCGATCTGCGGGAGGCGCTTGCACTCGCAGGGGTCGAGTGCTAATCATTGGCGTTAGCACTCTGAAGGTGAGAGTGACAACGAAGGACCGGGTCGGTGAGGTCCGCAGGCCGGTGGGGCAAGGAACCACCTCAGGCCGGCAGACCGTCCGTCGCGGGCGCCAGCGCGGTCCGGAGCATCCACCCCAGTCCGGGAGGACCACTTCACATGGCCAAGATCATCGCGTTCGACGAGGAGGCACGGCGCGGCCTCGAGCGCGGCATGAACCAGCTCGCCGACGCCGTCAAGGTGACCCTGGGCCCCAAGGGTCGCAACGTCGTCCTCGAGAAGAAGTGGGGCGCCCCCACGATCACCAACGATGGTGTCTCCATCGCCAAGGAGATCGAGCTCGAGGACCCGTACGAGAAGATCGGCGCCGAGCTGGTCAAGGAAGTCGCCAAGAAGACGGACGACGTCGCCGGTGACGGTACGACCACCGCGACCGTCCTCGCCCAGGCGCTCGTCCGCGAGGGTCTGCGCAACGTCGCCGCCGGCGCCAACCCGATGGCCCTGAAGCGCGGCATCGAGACCGCCGTCGAGGCCGTCTCCGGTGCGCTGCTCGAGCAGGCGAAGGATGTCGAGACCAAGGAGCAGATCGCTTCCACGGCCTCCATCTCCGCCGCCGACACCCAGATCGGCGAGCTCATCGCCGAGGCCATGGACAAGGTCGGCAAGGAAGGCGTCATCACCGTCGAGGAGTCCCAGACCTTCGGTCTGGAGCTGGAGCTCACCGAGGGTATGCGCTTCGACAAGGGCTACATCTCGGCGTACTTCGCCACCGACATGGAGCGTATGGAGGCGTCGCTCGACGACCCGTACATCCTGATCGTCAACTCGAAGATCTCCTCGGTGAAGGACCTGCTCCCGCTGCTGGAGAAGGTCATGCAGTCGGGCAAGCCGCTGCTGATCATCGCCGAGGACGTCGAGGGCGAGGCCCTGTCGACCCTGGTCGTCAACAAGATCCGCGGCACGTTCAAGTCCGTCGCCGTCAAGGCCCCGGGCTTCGGCGACCGCCGCAAGGCCATGCTGAACGACATCGCCATCCTCACCGGTGGCCAGGTCATCTCCGAGGAGGTCGGCCTCAAGCTCGAGAACGCCGGCCTGGACCTGCTGGGCCGCGCCCGCAAGGTCGTCATCACCAAGGACGAGACCACGATCGTCGACGGTGCCGGTGACAGCGACCAGGTCGCCGGTCGCGTCAACCAGATCCGCGCCGAGATCGAGAACTCCGACTCGGACTACGACCGCGAGAAGCTCCAGGAGCGTCTGGCGAAGCTGGCCGGCGGCGTGGCCGTCATCAAGGCCGGTGCCGCCACCGAGGTCGAGCTCAAGGAGCGCAAGCACCGCATCGAGGACGCGGTGCGCAACGCCAAGGCCGCCGTCGAGGAGGGCATCGTCGCCGGTGGTGGCGTGGCCCTGCTCCAGGCGTCCAGCGTCTTCGAGAAGCTGGAGCTCGACGGCGACGAGGCCACCGGCGCCAACGCCGTCCGCCTCGCGCTGGAGGCCCCGCTCAAGCAGATCGCCGTCAACGGTGGTCTCGAGGGTGGCGTCATCGTCGAGAAGGTGCGCAACCTGCCCGTCGGCCACGGCCTGAACGCCGCGACCGGTGAGTACGTCGACATGATCGCCGAGGGCATCATCGACCCCGCCAAGGTGACCCGTTCCGCCCTGCAGAACGCGGCCTCCATCGCGGCGCTGTTCCTCACCACCGAGGCCGTCATCGCCGACAAGCCGGAGAAGGCCGCGGCCGGTGCTCCGGGCGGCATGCCGGGCGGTGACATGGACTTCTGATCCTGACGGATCGGACACGTCCTTTCGCTGACGAGGGCGGTACCCCACTCCCAGGGGGTGCCGCCCTCGGGCGTTTTCCCCACCACTCGTCACGCGGTCGGCGTGGTGACCCGGTCCAGCAGCGCGTCGATCCCGGCGGTCAGCTCGCCGTGGCCCCCCTGGCCGGCGAGGGCCGCCGCGCCCGCCCGCAGCCGGGGGAAGTCCTGGGCGGGCATGCGGTGCAGGCCCAGGCGGAACGCCGGGTCCGGCTCCTCCGGCGCGTCGACCATGGCGCGCAGCTCCACCAGCAGGTAGCCGAGCAGCCAGGCCGTGAAGGCGCGGTGCGCGGCCGTCGCGGTCGGCTCGTCGAGCCCGCCCTCGTGCAGCAGCCGCAGGATCCGCTCGTCGGCGCGCAGCACGGCGGCGGGGCGCCGGGCGAGGGGCACGCTCAGCATCCGGGTCGCCAGCAGCGGCACCACCTCGGGGTGGCGCAGCCCGACGGCGTAGGTGGCACGGGCGATGTGCCGGAGCCCGGCGCGCCAGGCGGGGCCGTCCTCCGGGGTGGGGCCGTCGTCCGGGGCGGGGTCCGGGTTCGCCCGCAGGTGCTCCTCCACCTCCTGGTACAGGGCCTCCACCATGCCGTCCAGCAGGGCGTCCTTGCCCGGCAGGTACCGGTACAGCGACATCGCCTCGACACCCAGCTCGGAGCCGAGGCGCCGCATGCTGAGGGCGGACAGCCCCTCCGCGTCGACCACACCGAGGGCGACCGCCAGCACCCGCTCCCGGGTCAGCCTCCCGTAGCGTCCCTTGTCGCTGGCGCGTCGCCCGGTCGTGTCCCCAGCAGGCACGGCACTCTCCGTTCCGTTCCGTCGAGTCGGCCCCCGGGACAGGTATGCCCGGGACGACGGGGCGCGGTGTCCTCCGTACGTGTACGTCGTAAACGGCCGCCGTATACGAGGTGCCTCCGCCTACTCCCTGGTAAGGTCTTGACGCTTGAACGGGCAAAGCCGACACTATACGCATACGGCGTAAACATACATCGAAGGGTCAGCCCGCATCTGGCACCTCGGTGAGCGGATGGCCCCCCTCCGGCGCACCTGGCCGTGCGCCTCCCCCCGCACCGCTTCCACGGAAACCCGGCACCGTCATGTATGGCTCACTCGCGTATACCGGCATCTCCTGGCCCCTCTATGCCCTCATCGGCGTCATCGCCGCCGTCGTCGGCAAGCTGCTGTACTGGTTCAGGGGCAAGTGATGGCCTCCACCGCCACCCTCACGCCGCAGGACCAGGCGGCGGCGCCCGGACCGCGCCCCCCGGCGAAGCGCCTGTCCGTCACCGCCCTGGTCCCGGCGCACAACGAGGAGGAGGGGCTCGGCGACACGCTGGAGTCCCTCCTCCACCAGACCGACCCCTTCGACGAGATCATCGTCGTCGACGACTGCTCCACCGACCGCACCGGGGACGTCGCCCGCTCCTACGGGGTCACCGTCGTCCGCCCCGAGCGCAACCGGGGCAGCAAGGCCAAGGCCCAGAACTACGGGCTGCCCCACGTCCGCACCGACCTCGTCCTGCCCGTGGACGCCGACACCCTCCTCGCCCCCGACTACGTCGAACTGGTCAAGGCGCCCTTCCAGGAGGAGAACGTGGCGATCGCCGCCGGCTGCGTCCAGACCCGGTTCGACGACACCGCGACCGAGCGCGGCCGGTGCATCGAGTACCTCTTCGGCTTCCACTTCCAGCGGCCGATCCAGAACGCCGCCAACAGCCCCGTCGTCTGCTCCGGTTGCTGCTCCGCCTTCCGCACCGACGAGCTGCGCCGCTTCGGCGGCTTCCCCGAGCGGACCATCGTCGAGGACATGGACTACACCTGGAGCAAGCAGATCGAAGGCCGCCGCGCGGTGTACGTCGGTGACGCCGTCGCCTGGGCGGCCGACCCCTCCGACCTCACCTACCTCCGCAAGCAGGTGTGGCGCTGGATGGCCGGCTTCTTCCAGAACGTCCGCATCCACAGCAAGGACATGGCCTTCCACAAGCCGCTGCTGCTGCTGTGGATCCTCATCGCCTGCTGGGACATCGTCACCGCACCGCTCTGGTACTTCATGCCCTTCTTCCTGATCTTCGTCCTCCACCAGGACGTCGGAACCACGATGATGTGGTGGCTGGGCTTCGAGATGGTGCTGATGTGGCTGCCGCTGATCTACGCGATAAGACGCCGACACCTGTCCTGGCTGCGCATCCTCCGCAACTTCCCGTTCGTGTACATGAACAAGGCAGTCAACGTCTTCTACGCCTGGAAGGCCCTCCTGGTCGAGCTGATCGGCGTCCCGCTGAAGCTCACGCAGGGCCTGGTCACCTACGAGAAGGGCCGCGCCTGAAGCGGCGGTCCGGCTCGCGGTCGTTTCAGTGTGCGTAGTCCTTGAGCTTCTCGGTGTCGAGGGTGATGCCGACGGGATCGGGGAGCGTGACGGTGTCGCCGTACTTGTAGGAGACGTGCTTCTGGTACGTCCCGTGTGAGGGTTCGCTGTACACCACGAGCGTGTCGGAATCACGGTCCACGAGGAGGTACACGGGGATGTCGGCCTCCGCGTATCCGATGCGCTTCTCGTTGTGGTCCCGGCGTTTCGCGTCGGAGTCGCGCAAGGTGACCTCGACCGTCAGCAGGACCCCATCCGGGTCCGCCCATTCGCCCACCTGTCCCACGAAGTGGTCGACGGGCACGAGTGCGCCATCGGCCTTGGCGTGACCCTGGCGGTAGGTATTGATCTTCAGCCCTTGCTCCGGGTACAGGGCCAAGTCGGGGCGCTGGTGCATGCACTGCCGGATCAGCCACATGATGATTGCCCCGTGGAGCTGGTCCGGCACGGGCTTGACCTCCAGCTTTCCGTTGATCAGTTCCAGCGTCACCGTTTCGGGAGCCCGACGGGACAGCTCTTCGAAGTCCTCGACTCCGATGGGGCCGTGCTTCACGTAGAGCCGCCCGTCGAGGAACTCCAGCTCCACGTTCTCCGGAGCATTGCGGGCCAGCTCCTCGAACTCCTCGACGGACATCTGCGGGCGCTGAGCGGTGCCAGGGGTCATGGTGGTGCCTCCTCCCCTACAGACTGCCCGGTTTCTCGTTCGGGTGGTCATGTGTGCATCCCTTCGGGCGGGCGGGTGTCCGCTCGCGGCGCGGTGCTTCAGTGGGCGAAGTCCTTGAGCTTCTCCGTGTCGAGCGTGATGCCGACCGGGTCGGGAAGCGTGACGGTGTCGCCGTACTTGTAGGAGACGTGCTTCTGGTACGTCCCGTGCGACGGTTCGCTGTGGACGGTCACGGTGTCGGAGCTGCGGTCGACCAGGAGGAACACGGGGATGCCCGTCTGGGCGTAGCCGATGCCTTTCTCCCTGCGGTCCCGGCTGTCGGTGTCGGAGTCGAACGACGTCACCTCCACGGTCATCAGGACGCCCGCCGCGTCCGCCCAGTCGCCGTGCCCCGCGAAGTACCCCACGGGTGCGAGCGCGCCATCGGGCCTGGCCCGTCCCTTCCGGTAGCTCTCGACCAGCAGACCCTGTTTCGGGTGGAGATCGAGCTCTGGCCGTTGCTGCATGCACTGCCGGATCAGCCACATGGTGATCTCTGCGTGGTCGCCGTCGGGCACGGGCTTGACCTTCAGCCTGCCGCCGATGAATTCGAGCGTGACGGTTTCCGGGGCGGCGCGGGCGAGTTCTTCGAAGTCCTCGACGGGCATCTGCGCGGGCTCGTCGCTGCCAGGGGTCATGCATGGCTCCTTTCGAGTCGGTGGGTCGCGGCGGCACGGGCCTGGGCGGCGCGGGCGCGGACCCGGTCGGGTGGCAGCGTCGTACGGGGCGGGGGTGGCGTCTCGCCCCGGCAGGCGGCGCACTCGCCGTCCAGGAGGGCCTCCGGGCGGGCCGGATCACCGCACGTCGTGCACTCCAGCACCCGGCGCGGCGGGCGGACCTGCCTGACCGGCTCGGGCGGGATCTTCGTCGTGAGCCGCGTACGGGCCAGGGCCATCGGGCGGTGCACCTGCGACGGCAGGCCCGCCGTCAGGGCGTGCAGGACGTGCCGCTCGTCGGCGCCGCGCTCGAACCACTCGGTGACCAGCGGCGCCAGCGCGGCGCACTCGGTGTCGGACAGCGCCATCATGGGCGCCTCGCGCCCCAGCGCGGCCAGCAGGATGAACGCGCGGGAACGCGTCCGTCGCGGTGGCCGGTCCTCGGGCACGTCCCCCCGCTGGAACGCCGCCCACCAGTCGTCGTCCCGCGCGGTCCGCGACCACCAGGTGCGTGTCACCCAGTGCTCGGTGCCGGACGCCGAGACCACCTGCTCCCGGCCCCGCCGCAGATGGCCGGCGCGGACGAGGTGGTTCAGGGCAGTGCGGACGGCGCACTGGCCGTACAGCGGCAGCACCTTCGCGAGCGTCTTGCACGAGATGTCCGCGCCGTCCGTCAACCTGTCGATGTACCCGGCGATACTCCGCTCGCGCGGCGGCAGATGCGCGAAGTCGCTGGCCGCAGGCGGCTTCTGGCCGGGAGCGGAACGCTTGCCGTATCCGGGCTTGGCGAGGGGGTGCGAGACAGCACTAAACTGGGCGTCAGCCATGGATCGAGCCTCGATCGATCTCGTTGGTGAGGCCCCCGCAGGTGTTCGCGCACCTAGCGGGGGCTGTTTCGTCTATCGGGACGCTAGAGCCTCATCACCGTACGTGGCAAATGCGATGCGCATAGTCATACTGGCGACAACTCGCCGGGTGGGTGGGCGGGTTGTCGACCAGACCCTTAAGTACCAATCCTTGTTAAGAGCGCTCGGCTCTCGGAGCTCACGTCCCGGGCCGAGCGCGTCGCGCCTATCGCTTGAGGTCCCTCATGAACGCGGACCAGGCAGCGGCCCGGAACACGAGCTTCGGGCCGGTGGGGTTCTTGGAGTCACGGACGGGGATGAGGTCCGGGTGCCCGTCTGCGACTTCGAGGCAGTTGCCGCCGCTTCCGTCGCTGTACGTGGACTTGCGCCACTCAATGATCTCGATCTTCATGGGCGTCATCCTCCGCCACTGCTTCGATCAGAGCCAGGGAATCGTTGGGTGGCAGTGCGCTGGCCACGAGCAGATCGTAGGACAGTTCGTAGTGTTTGACGGTGGCTGGGTCGTCATGCAGTTGTCCTGTGCCCGGGCCCTCGAAGTATGCGACCGGTGGTGCGTCCTTGAAGTCCATCAACTTCAGTGCGCCGCCCATGGAGGAGTGCGCGCCGGCCGCGAACGGCAGCACCTGCACGATCACTCGATGCGCGCGGCCCAACACGGCGACGTGTTGCAACGCCTCCGCCATGACCGCCGGGCCACCGACCCGGCGCCGTAGGACGGCCTCGTCGAGAACCGCCCACAACAGGGGCGTCGTTGGATCGTCCAGGATGTGCCCTCGTGCCAGGCGGGCCTCGACCAGGCCGTCGATGACGTCCTCCGTCGCGGTGGGCTGGTACGCGCGGAAGACCTCCCGCGCGTACCGCTCCGTCTGCAACACGCCCGGGATCAACAGCGGCGCGTACTCCTTGATCGTCGTCGCGACCGCTTCCGACTCCGCCGCTTCCGCGAAGTGATCGGGGTACCGCGACCTGTTCGCGGCCGCGCAGTTCCGCTGGAAGAACCCGTTCGTGCCCAGTATCTCGTCGATCTGTGCCGCGAAGTCCGGCTGCATCCGGCGCGTACCGGCCTCCAACTGGCCGATGAACGAGCCGCTCACGAAGAGTTTCAGGCCCAGCGCGTCCTGGCTGAGTCCGGCGTTTTCGCGGGCGTGGCGCAGTTCGGCGCCGAGCAGTGCCCTGGGTGAGGAAGACGGGTCGAGATCCTTCGGACCGGGCATGTGTCAACTCCCGTTAGCACAGATGGGGTTGTTGGGCCGCCTTTGTGTTCAGACTAGCCGCGAATCGACCACGCTGTGTACAGAACCCGAACACTCAGCGTGGAGGTGCCCGGTCATGGTGATGCGATCCGTGGAGCAAGTGGTGGACCAGCTGCGGGACGAGCTCGGCAGGGTGGGCGTGACCCTTCCGTCCCTGCGGGTCGATCCGGTCACCGCCGCGAGCGAGGTGCCGTATCCGCTGGTGGAGCTGGGGCGTTGCAACATGGACACCGCCATGCGGCTGGTCGCCGTGCTGCGCGAGGCGGGGCGATGAGCGGGCCCGAGTACCTGATTGACGGCCGGGACGGGCGGATCGGCGAAGTGATGGGCCGGGAGGGCGGCTATGTGCAGCTACGGCCGCTGGGAGGCGGCCGGGAGTGGGACTGTCCGCCCGAGGCGCTGACGCCCGTCCCGCCGGGCGACGTGCTGCGGGCACGCGTTCGAGAGTTGAACCAGCGGTGGCGTCTGCGGTGAACTCGTTCACGCTGCCCGACGGTCGATGAACGTCACTTCTTCGCGGTCGCCGCCCAGGGCGATGTTCAGCGTGGCGTCCAGGGCCTGGGCCAGGCGTCGAAGCAGGGGGAGGGTCGGTACCGTGTCGGCCCCTTCGATGCGCGAGATCTTCGCCTGGGTCAGCCCGGCGCGCTCGGCGACCTCGGACTGGGACAGTGCGAGTGCCTGGCGGCGGTCGTAGACGGCTTTGGCGAAGGCCATGGCCAACCGGATCTCGGCGTATTCGGACGCGGCTTCCTCGGACTCGACGTGTCCCTCGCTCACCGCCCTGTCTCGGCCGAGCTTCCAGCGTGTGTGATTCATCGTGCTCATCCCCTCTTGTCGCGGCTGTAGATCGTGTGGGCAGGCCCGTGATGCTCCGAGCACTCCTTGCGGGCGGTCACGGCTCGATCCACTTGGGCGTCCTCGCGCATGCGGGTTTTCCGGAAGACGGTCAGGAGCACGATGCGCTGACCGGGAGCGAACCAGTAGGTGATGCGGGTGTCCTCGCCGGTAACCCGGCGTACTCCTCCACCTTGCGGTACTGCTTGCCGGGTAGAAGTGCCAGCCACTCGTGCACCTCCGGCTCAAGCTCAATCGTGAGCAGCTCGTCCATGCTCCGGACCGTAGTATGTCGTCAACGACATACTACGGTTCTCGTGCAGTTGTTGCCCGTCCGAGTGACGCCGCTGCTTCTCATGCGACTCTCACCGGCTCCTCAACCCCCCATCACGCCGCGTCCATAGCTTTCGCGGCATGTTCTTCACCTACCTGCGGCGTGAGTTGCGCCGTCGACGGAGGGCGGCGCTGGTCGTCGCCTCGGGGCTGGGCCTCGGAATCGCGCTCGTCATCGTCGTCAGTTCGGTCACGGCCGGGATGGGCCGGGCTCAGGACCGGGTGCTGGAGTCGCTGTACGGGCTGGGGACCGACATGACGGTCACCAAGGCCGCGTCGCCGCCCGGCGAGGGCGAGACGGTGCGGCGGCCGAGGTTCGAGTTCGACGCGAAGGGCGACGGCGGCGGACAGAGTCAGGACGTCGTCATGGTGCAGGGGTTCGAGACGCTCCCCGCCTCGACCGTCGCGAAGGTCGGCGCCCAGGACGGGGTCGCCGATGCCGTCGGCGGGCTGAGCGCCCGGGTGATGAAGGTCGACGGGCGGTTCGGGCCCGGCGAGGCCCGGCCGGGGAAGCCCGTCCAGGGCGGCGGGGCGGACTTCGGGGTCGACTCGTACTCCGTGTACGGGACGGACGTCGCCCACCAGGAACTCGGGCCGCTGACCACGTCGAGGATCACGTCCGGGCGTACGTTCAGGGCGGCCGAGACGTCCGCCGCGGTGGCCGTCGTCGACAGCGCGTACGCCAAGGAGCAGGGGCTGGCGGTCGGCGGGAAGCTGACCGTCTCCGGCACCGCGTACACGGTCGTCGGTGTGGCGACCGCCGAGAGCGGGGACGCCGCCGCCGACGTCTACCTGCCGCTCGCCCGGGCGCAGGCCCTCGCCGACGCGAAGGACGAGGTCACGACCGTCTACGTCCGGGTGACCGACTCCCAGCGGATCGCCGGGGTCGAGGCGGCCATCGCCAGGAACGTGCCCGGCACCACCGTCACCACGTCCGCCGACCTCGCCGACACGGTCTCCGGGTCCCTGTCGACCGCGTCCGGGCTGGCGGCGGGGGTGGGCACGTGGCTGTCGGTCGTCGTGCTGGGCGCGGCGTTCGTCGTGTCGGGGCTGCTGACGTCGTCGGCCGTCGGCCGGCGGGTGCGGGAGTTCGGCACGCTCAAGGCGCTGGGGTGGAGGAGCGGGCGGGTCACCCGGCAGGTGGTCGGCGAGTCGCTGGTGCACGGGCTGATCGGCGGGGTGCTGGGGATCGGCGTGGGGCTGGCCGGGGCGTGGGCGGTCACGGCGTTCGGGCCGACGCTCACGGCCGAGCTGGGCGGCGCCCCCGGTGGCGGGGCCCGGCAGGTCGTCGGCGGGCCAGGCGGTGGTGGCGGGCCGGTGCGCGACGCCGCGTCCCGTGCCGTGGACGTGGCGCTCACCGCGCCCGTGTCCCTCATGACCATCGCGCTCGCCGTGGGCCTCGCCGTCGCGGGCGGTCTCGTCGCGGGCGGCTTCGGCGGCTGGCGGGCGTCGCGGCTGCGCCCTGCGGACGCGCTGCGCCGCGTCGCCTGACCGCCGATCCCCTTCACGTACGACTGGAGTTGACAGCACATGTACCAGCTCAGTGGCGTCACCAAGCGCTACCGGCGAGGCAAGGACACCGTCCGGGCCCTGGACGGGGTGGACCTGATCATCGAGGACGGCGGGCGACTGGTGATCCAGGGCCCGACCGGCGGCGGCAAGTCGACGCTGTTGCAGATGTTGGGCGGCCTGGACCGGCCCTCGGAAGGGCGTGTGCTGCTGGACGGCACCGACCTGGCCACGCTGCCGGAGGCGCGGCTCACGCGCGTGCGGGCGGAGAAGATCGGGTTCGTGTTCCAGGGGTTCAACCTGGTGCCGACGCTCACCGCGCAGGAGAACGTGGAGACGGCGCTCGCGCCGCTCGGGCTGCGGGCCGCCGAGCGGCGCGAGCGGGCGGCGGAGGCGCTGGTGTCGGTGGGGCTAGGCGAGCGGCGCGGGCACGTGCCGGGGGAGTTGTCGGGCGGTCAGCAGCAGCGGGTGGCGGTCGCGCGGGCGCTGGTGAAGCGGCCGGCAG
Proteins encoded in this window:
- the thrC gene encoding threonine synthase — translated: MRRKGLASMAVQTVATAKNVDLGPAAALSCRECGERFPLGPIFACELCFGPLEIAYDLPVGDPEALRKRIEAGPANIWRYAPLLPVPADVADKPNLNPGWTQLVRADNLARELGAEPGKLFVKDDSGNPTHSFKDRVVAQAIEAARAFGFTTLSCSSTGNLAGAVGAAAARAGFRSCVFIPHDLEQGKVVMAAVYGDDLVGIEGNYDDVNRFCSELIGDPLGEGWGFVNVNLRPYYAEGSKTLAYEICEQLGWELPDQLVIPIASGSQLTKIDKGLQELVRLGLVEDKPYKIFGAQAEGCSPVSAAFKAGHDVVRPQKPDTIAKSLAIGNPADGPYVLDIARRTGGAVEDVDDERVVEAIKLLARTEGIFAETAGGVTVGVTKKLFEAGVLDPSLTTVVLNTGDGLKTLDAVAPTTGPTATIRPSLDAFRDAGLA
- a CDS encoding ubiquitin-like small modifier protein 1 gives rise to the protein MSVNVRIPTILRTYTGGQAEVPAEGATLSEVIESLEKNHPGIAARVLDDQGKLRRFVNVYVNDDDVRFEDGLATATPDGAGVSIIPAVAGGC
- a CDS encoding cold-shock protein is translated as MAQGTVKWFNAEKGYGFIAVDGGADVFVHYSAIQMDGYRTLEEGQRVEFEISQGQKGPQADMVKLAAG
- the groL gene encoding chaperonin GroEL (60 kDa chaperone family; promotes refolding of misfolded polypeptides especially under stressful conditions; forms two stacked rings of heptamers to form a barrel-shaped 14mer; ends can be capped by GroES; misfolded proteins enter the barrel where they are refolded when GroES binds), with protein sequence MAKIIAFDEEARRGLERGMNQLADAVKVTLGPKGRNVVLEKKWGAPTITNDGVSIAKEIELEDPYEKIGAELVKEVAKKTDDVAGDGTTTATVLAQALVREGLRNVAAGANPMALKRGIETAVEAVSGALLEQAKDVETKEQIASTASISAADTQIGELIAEAMDKVGKEGVITVEESQTFGLELELTEGMRFDKGYISAYFATDMERMEASLDDPYILIVNSKISSVKDLLPLLEKVMQSGKPLLIIAEDVEGEALSTLVVNKIRGTFKSVAVKAPGFGDRRKAMLNDIAILTGGQVISEEVGLKLENAGLDLLGRARKVVITKDETTIVDGAGDSDQVAGRVNQIRAEIENSDSDYDREKLQERLAKLAGGVAVIKAGAATEVELKERKHRIEDAVRNAKAAVEEGIVAGGGVALLQASSVFEKLELDGDEATGANAVRLALEAPLKQIAVNGGLEGGVIVEKVRNLPVGHGLNAATGEYVDMIAEGIIDPAKVTRSALQNAASIAALFLTTEAVIADKPEKAAAGAPGGMPGGDMDF
- a CDS encoding TetR/AcrR family transcriptional regulator; the protein is MPAGDTTGRRASDKGRYGRLTRERVLAVALGVVDAEGLSALSMRRLGSELGVEAMSLYRYLPGKDALLDGMVEALYQEVEEHLRANPDPAPDDGPTPEDGPAWRAGLRHIARATYAVGLRHPEVVPLLATRMLSVPLARRPAAVLRADERILRLLHEGGLDEPTATAAHRAFTAWLLGYLLVELRAMVDAPEEPDPAFRLGLHRMPAQDFPRLRAGAAALAGQGGHGELTAGIDALLDRVTTPTA
- a CDS encoding glycosyltransferase family 2 protein, with product MASTATLTPQDQAAAPGPRPPAKRLSVTALVPAHNEEEGLGDTLESLLHQTDPFDEIIVVDDCSTDRTGDVARSYGVTVVRPERNRGSKAKAQNYGLPHVRTDLVLPVDADTLLAPDYVELVKAPFQEENVAIAAGCVQTRFDDTATERGRCIEYLFGFHFQRPIQNAANSPVVCSGCCSAFRTDELRRFGGFPERTIVEDMDYTWSKQIEGRRAVYVGDAVAWAADPSDLTYLRKQVWRWMAGFFQNVRIHSKDMAFHKPLLLLWILIACWDIVTAPLWYFMPFFLIFVLHQDVGTTMMWWLGFEMVLMWLPLIYAIRRRHLSWLRILRNFPFVYMNKAVNVFYAWKALLVELIGVPLKLTQGLVTYEKGRA